In Sphingobacterium sp. SYP-B4668, the sequence ACACATCAGTCATCGTCTCGGGCTTCATGCGGAAGTATCTAAGGAGCTACCCCCAACTATTCAATTGGCCTATGACCGGTTAACATTGAATATCTGAGTTTTCCAGTCCGTCTGCAAACTTTTCTTTTGCTTGTCTGTTTAATACTTACAGACATTCATTTTGTATAAACCAAAAAAAGAAAAAGATTATGGGTAACATTTTGTATTTAATTGCAGTCATCTTGGTTATTATTTGGGCAATTAGCTTTTTAGGAGGATATTATACTGGCGGCATTATTCACGCATTATTAGTTATTGCTATTATTGTGATTCTATTGAGGATAATACGTGGGAATGCTTAGCTCGTTATCTTAAAGAGATTGGAGATATAATTGGGCAATGTCGATATCTTCCTTGTAGGTGATTTTCAAATTGGAATAGTGACCTTCGAGTAGCGTTATTGTGTTGCCCAATTTTTCTACCACGGAGGCATCATCTGTAAAAGTATCTTGTTCCCGTTGTTGATATGCTTCAAAAAGTAAGTCCGCTCCAAAAGTTTGAGGAGTCTGGATTAACCAAACGCTATCTCTATTTACGCTCTTGTTCGTTCCATCTTTTTCTATTCTTACCGAATTTGTACTCTTACAGCCAACAATTACTGCTCGCTTTTCTTTCGCCATTTCAAAAGATAAATCGATGATTTCTGTCCGAATAAGAGGACGAGCTCCATCGTGTACAGCAATACAATGTAGATTTGGCTGGTCAATTGTAGACTTAAGATAGGTAATGCCATTTTGCACACTTTGGAAACGAGTAGAGCCTCCTGCTATTATGTGGTGGGATATTTGAAAGTTATATTCCCTACAAAGTTTTTCCCAAAGTTGTCTCATATCTGGATGGATGACGACAACAATCTGTGGTTCACTTCGTGCCATATAAAAAGCTTCAATTGTATGCATCAGAATCGGTTTGGTTCCCAATTTCAAATACTGTTTGGGAAGAGAGTGGTTCATCCGAGTACCACTGCCTCCAGCGACGATAATGACATGATTGTAATTCATTTTAGATGCTTTAAGAATTGGAGAAAGACGTTTTCGACAGACACATAGTATAATGAATAGATCTCATAGTCGTAATGCAAAATAAAGAGCTAAAAAAACGCGGACGATATGATGTATATCTCCGCGTTTGTATATAATCGTTCAGTGGACTTAGATAATTAACATGGCATCTCCGTAGCTGTAGAATCTATATTTTTCCTTAACAGCAACTTCATAAGCATTCATTACATTTTCATAACCCGCGAAAGCTGCAATCATAACTAAGAGCGTTGACTCTGGTGTGTGAAAATTAGTAATCATGGAGTTGGCAATGCTAAAGTCATATGGCGGGTAGATAAATTTACTCGTCCAATCAGATGCGGCTTTCAGATGTCTGTCTGCAGAGACAGAAGATTCTATCGCACGCATAGAGGTTGTTCCCACTGCACATACTTTTCTCTTTTCGTCAATTCCTTTGTTGACAATACGCGCAGCCTCATCTGTGATGATGAACTGTTCGGAGTCCATTTTGTGTTTCGTTAAATCTTCCACTTCAACCGTACGGAAAGTACCTAGTCCGACATGTAGTGTCACTTCAGCAAAATCAACACCTTTAAGTTCTAACCTTTTCATCAATTCCCTAGAAAAATGAAGTCCAGCGGTTGGAGCGGCTACAGCACCTTCATTTTTTGCATAGATAGTCTGATAGCGGTATTTATCTTCGGGAGTAGCTTTGCGCTTGATATATTTAGGAAGAGGTGTCTCTCCTAATATTTCAATATTACGACGGAATTCTTCATCCGTACCGTCAAATAAGAAACGGATAGTACGTCCGCGTGAGGTCGTATTGTCAACAACCTCGGCTACAAGTAAATCGTCATCCCCAAAGTAAAGTTTGTTGCCAACTCTAATCTTACGCGCTGGATCGACCAATACATCCCAAAGACGTAGTTCTTTGTTTAATTCACGAAGCAAAAACACCTCAATAGTGGCACCTGTTTTCTCCTTATTACCGTACATACGGGCCGGGAAAACCTTAGTATTGTTTAAGATCATGACGTCTTTGTCATCAAAATAGTCCAAGACATCCTTAAAGATTTTATGCTCTATTTTTCCGCTATCACGATGAAGAACCATCAAACGTGCTTCATCACGTTGCTCAGAAGGTTCCGATGCTAACAAAGATTCTGGTAGATTAAACTTGAATTGAGATAATTTCATTTTTTACTTTTGAAATTTGATAAATAATGATGTTGCTTTTTGTTCAAACACTGTACAAAACGGATTTAAAAAAGCATACAAAGTTAAGCAATTTTCAACTAAAAGCGTTATATTTCACCATTAATATTCCTTAAGAACGAATTATTCGCCTATGTTTTGTTAATTTCAATTATCCCCGTGTGCGAGAAATGCGTTTTGCCTCTAATGGAATTATAATTGCATTTAAAAGCAAATTTATCTAAGTTTACACTATCATTTTATCCTCTTTCATGATTACTGTTTTTAGACTACTGGGTGAAAGTTTTGGTTTTGCGATTTCCGCTCTTAAAGACAATAGGACAAGAACTTTCTTGTCTCTATTAGGGGTGACCATCGGAATCATGACTATAATTGGCGTATTTTCGGCAGTGGATACCTTAAGGAACAATCTGGAAGAATCGGTCAGAAAAATTGGAAGCCGTACCCTCTATGTGGACAAATGGCCTTGGGATGGCGGTCCCGATTTTCCTTGGTGGAAATATATAAATCGCCCTGAACCTAAATATACAGACTATGAATCCCTACGAGCTCGGATGACCACTGCAGAGAGCATGGCGTATGGTTTCAATGTAGGA encodes:
- a CDS encoding lmo0937 family membrane protein, with amino-acid sequence MGNILYLIAVILVIIWAISFLGGYYTGGIIHALLVIAIIVILLRIIRGNA
- a CDS encoding 2-C-methyl-D-erythritol 4-phosphate cytidylyltransferase translates to MNYNHVIIVAGGSGTRMNHSLPKQYLKLGTKPILMHTIEAFYMARSEPQIVVVIHPDMRQLWEKLCREYNFQISHHIIAGGSTRFQSVQNGITYLKSTIDQPNLHCIAVHDGARPLIRTEIIDLSFEMAKEKRAVIVGCKSTNSVRIEKDGTNKSVNRDSVWLIQTPQTFGADLLFEAYQQREQDTFTDDASVVEKLGNTITLLEGHYSNLKITYKEDIDIAQLYLQSL
- the queA gene encoding tRNA preQ1(34) S-adenosylmethionine ribosyltransferase-isomerase QueA codes for the protein MKLSQFKFNLPESLLASEPSEQRDEARLMVLHRDSGKIEHKIFKDVLDYFDDKDVMILNNTKVFPARMYGNKEKTGATIEVFLLRELNKELRLWDVLVDPARKIRVGNKLYFGDDDLLVAEVVDNTTSRGRTIRFLFDGTDEEFRRNIEILGETPLPKYIKRKATPEDKYRYQTIYAKNEGAVAAPTAGLHFSRELMKRLELKGVDFAEVTLHVGLGTFRTVEVEDLTKHKMDSEQFIITDEAARIVNKGIDEKRKVCAVGTTSMRAIESSVSADRHLKAASDWTSKFIYPPYDFSIANSMITNFHTPESTLLVMIAAFAGYENVMNAYEVAVKEKYRFYSYGDAMLII